CATCGGCACGCCGCCACGAGAGATCGAACCGCCACGACCGTGGAACAACCGCAGGTCGACGTCGAAATCGTCACAGATGTCTGCCATCCGCTTTTGGTTACGGTACAGCTCCCAGTTGGCAGCCAGGTAGCCGTTCTCCTTCGAGGAATCTGAGTACCCCAGCAGAATCTCCTGAATGTTGTCCCGAGCGTCGAGGGCCTGGCTGTAGGCCTCGTTCTCGAAGAGCGTGCTCAGCATCTCCCGGACTCGCGTCAGCGCGTACTCGCTTTCGAACAGCGGCACGATATCGAACCCACAGTACCCTGGCAGGTCGACGATGCCGGCCTGATCGCCCAGGAAGAGGACTTCGAGGGCGTGAGAGGCTTCTTCGAACCAGCTGATCGCGTAGGTATCGATCGCGTCGACGCCGTATTCCCGCTGCCAGTCGGCCGCCTCGGAGAACAGCGTCAGGACTTTTTCAGACTCCTCGGAGAGGCCGTCGGTGTCTTCGATGTCGATAACCTGATCGTCCTGCAAAATTGCCTCAGTTAGGAACTCGACACGCTCGTCTTCGTCCATCGACTCGTAGTCGATTCCCTCCCGATCGAGGGTCTCACTCAGCGCGTTCGTGTGTTTCCCGCGGTGATCACGCAGGTCGAGACTCGCAAGCGTGAACCCGAAGGTCTCGACCTTCCGGATCAGCGGCTCGACGTGCGCCTCGACGATATCCTCGGCGTTGTTTGCCCGAAGGCTCTCGGCGATGAGTTCTAGATCGCGGATGAGTTGGCCATCGGCGTCGTACTCGCCGGACCGAACGTCATCGACCCGAAGCACACTCTCGCGCATGAGCTTCAGTTTCTGGCGGTAGGGCTCGTCCGGGTAGCGCTCGTCGATCTCGTCGGCGACGCCCGGGAGGTGTTCTTTGTGGGTCTCCAGACTCTCCTCGAAGGCTTCGCTCATCTCCAGGTTCTCGACGTCCTGGCTCAACACACCGGAGAGGCTTTTGAGGTCGTCCCGATACAGATCGAGTACGACGCTGCGCTGGCGGTCGAGCGTCTCCTTCGTGACCTCGGGCGTGACGAATGGGTTCCCGTCACGGTCACTGCCGGCCCACGACCGGAACTCGTACAGTTTTGGCACGTCGACCTCGCCGTCGTAGGTTTCTGCCAAAGCATGTTCGAGTTCGTCGTAGACCTCACTGATGACGTCGAAGAGGCTGTTTTCGAGATACCACTGAATGTTCAGCGTCTCGTCAGTGACGTCGGGACGTCGATCACGAACCTGGGGCGTCTGCCAGAGACTCGTCACTTCGGCGCTGAGTTCCCGTTTGATCCGTCGCTGTTCCCGCTCCGTGAAACTGATCTCGTCCAAGTCCTGGATGATCTTCCCGACCGACCAGAGCTTGGCTTTGATCGTCTTGCGACGCGCTTCGGTCGGATGGGCGGTGAACGTCGGCTCGATGATGACGTCGTCGAGAATTTCCTCGACAGTGTCGGGATCGACGTCCTCGGCCGCCAACTGTTCGACAGCTTTCCCGACCGTATCCGAGAGCTCGCCGTTCTGGACGCCCTCTCTGACCTCGCGGACGCGTTCGCGCTCCTCGGCCAAGTTGACCAGTTCGAAGTAAGTCGTGAACGCTCGGGCGACGACATCTTGCATCTCCGGAGACAACCGATCGAGTTCGTCGTGGATTGGCTCACGGGACTCAGCCTCCCCACGCCGGTACCCGATGGCGTTGTTCCGGATCGTCTCGACGACATCGAATGCGTCACTCGAGCTTTGACTTTCGATGACAGTTCCCAGAAGTTCCCCCAGTTCACGGACGTCCTGGTTGAGGTCTCTGGCGTGCAAAGTCATACCACCCCGTGATAGTCCGAGCGGTATAACACTAGCGGAATTGGAAGAATGTAAGATAGGGCCTGATTAATGATTCGTGAAGCCCCTTTCTTGCGATTTGGCTACCAGATTTACCACGATCTATGAGGTTCATATATAGAAAAATATATTTGTCGTCCGAATATTCATGCCGCCACGCTGGTGGTAAGGAGTGATCTGAGACAGGGAGGTACCGACGCCGTGGCCACACGGCATACCCCCTATATCGCGGGATCGACGATTGGCAAAGGCCAGTACGGCGATCGTCGTGAAAATATCGCAAAACCCACAGAGGGCGGCAGGAATGCAGATATTTACTGTAATGATTGTTCGTTTGAAAAACCCCGACTTCGTTACATTCGTTGCGATAAAATCGTGAAAAACCAATTCTCGCCCCCTTAAACACCCCGAATTATGGGGGTAGGGTTTAGTTATTGTTTGTTACATACTACAGAAGTAGGTGGACTCTCTGATGACCGATGACGCAATTGGACGCGACAAAGGGGGTCAGCCAGGAGCCCACCGCGAACTGAATGCGCACTTAGGTGATTACGATGGATGAAATACGGATTCACGGACGTGGCGGCCAGGGTTCGG
The sequence above is drawn from the Halorhabdus sp. CBA1104 genome and encodes:
- the ppc gene encoding phosphoenolpyruvate carboxylase, encoding MTLHARDLNQDVRELGELLGTVIESQSSSDAFDVVETIRNNAIGYRRGEAESREPIHDELDRLSPEMQDVVARAFTTYFELVNLAEERERVREVREGVQNGELSDTVGKAVEQLAAEDVDPDTVEEILDDVIIEPTFTAHPTEARRKTIKAKLWSVGKIIQDLDEISFTEREQRRIKRELSAEVTSLWQTPQVRDRRPDVTDETLNIQWYLENSLFDVISEVYDELEHALAETYDGEVDVPKLYEFRSWAGSDRDGNPFVTPEVTKETLDRQRSVVLDLYRDDLKSLSGVLSQDVENLEMSEAFEESLETHKEHLPGVADEIDERYPDEPYRQKLKLMRESVLRVDDVRSGEYDADGQLIRDLELIAESLRANNAEDIVEAHVEPLIRKVETFGFTLASLDLRDHRGKHTNALSETLDREGIDYESMDEDERVEFLTEAILQDDQVIDIEDTDGLSEESEKVLTLFSEAADWQREYGVDAIDTYAISWFEEASHALEVLFLGDQAGIVDLPGYCGFDIVPLFESEYALTRVREMLSTLFENEAYSQALDARDNIQEILLGYSDSSKENGYLAANWELYRNQKRMADICDDFDVDLRLFHGRGGSISRGGVPMHEAMLALPNETVNGQIKFTEQGEAIAEKYGNPEVAERNLEQMLNAQILARHNAMENPVEDIPDEWIDAFQTAADYASTEYRDLLETDGFVEYFEQATPITVIENLNMGSRPASRSEDRSVEDLRAIPWVFSWTQARCIVPGWYSVATGIQGYLDDGGDMETLQQMYEEWPYFGTIIDHAGMALAKSDMEIATEYANLADDDIRERIFPRIRQEYEESVSLIQEISGQQTLLNRSWLQENLERRNPYVDPLNLLQIRLLAQSHLTETERRTLRLTVHGIAAGMKNTG